A region of Salinibacter sp. 10B DNA encodes the following proteins:
- a CDS encoding fasciclin domain-containing protein yields MRHRYQTLLFFCLAVAFVLAGCDQSAQKADPENANRYIIKQGGTSAGDAATGSFSGANEVSVPDTVDYYVQGYTVDKSYTWSVNDSDLPTASNSEQTYRWESRGGEFITVMYTADDPIASTTATSDPSTVSISVNASPDDINAETIEVEAAVRDSIGGQVARIGSFSTLATLAVPSGIAGILGQTQSTFTLFGPSNASLASGGEVAGAIGGVPTQAVDADEPRTSSVRADLVKYHAVQGNSFTSEDLPVSNVETLLGNTTVSVDESMVSDADIPATNGVIHELNTPLLPPVASADFTDRALPDTSVAQGDTLVVDGVYMPADGGFVVLHDKSEMQSAGAVASTVGVSDYIEGPTVANEVKIALDEELSGDVTLGAMPHKDSNDNQQYDFATPQGVLTGNDTPYQLEGNTVIDYAEITVEPVGSN; encoded by the coding sequence ATGAGACATCGATATCAAACGCTTCTTTTCTTCTGTCTGGCGGTCGCCTTTGTCCTGGCCGGCTGCGACCAGAGCGCACAGAAGGCAGATCCGGAGAACGCCAACCGTTATATCATTAAGCAGGGAGGAACGTCGGCTGGAGACGCAGCAACCGGGTCGTTCTCGGGAGCGAATGAGGTCAGTGTGCCCGACACGGTCGATTACTACGTGCAAGGATACACAGTCGACAAAAGCTATACCTGGTCGGTAAACGACTCGGATCTCCCTACTGCTAGTAATTCCGAGCAGACGTACCGATGGGAAAGTCGAGGGGGCGAGTTCATCACGGTGATGTACACGGCGGACGATCCGATTGCGTCGACCACCGCTACGTCCGATCCCAGTACGGTTTCAATCTCTGTGAATGCAAGTCCGGACGATATCAATGCCGAGACGATTGAGGTGGAAGCGGCGGTTCGGGATAGCATTGGGGGCCAGGTGGCCCGGATTGGGTCCTTTTCCACCCTCGCGACATTGGCCGTTCCCTCCGGAATCGCGGGCATCCTCGGACAAACCCAGTCTACCTTTACGCTCTTTGGCCCCTCTAATGCGTCTCTCGCCTCTGGTGGTGAGGTGGCCGGAGCGATTGGGGGAGTTCCCACACAGGCCGTGGATGCGGATGAGCCAAGAACGTCAAGCGTCCGGGCCGACCTTGTGAAGTATCATGCCGTGCAAGGAAATTCATTCACATCGGAGGACCTGCCGGTATCCAATGTTGAGACGTTGCTCGGAAATACAACGGTGTCGGTGGACGAAAGCATGGTGTCGGATGCTGATATTCCGGCGACGAACGGTGTCATCCATGAGCTTAATACGCCGCTCCTGCCTCCGGTTGCGTCGGCGGACTTCACGGATCGTGCACTGCCGGATACATCGGTCGCTCAGGGAGATACACTCGTCGTGGACGGGGTATATATGCCCGCGGACGGGGGGTTCGTTGTCCTACACGACAAGAGCGAAATGCAAAGTGCAGGCGCAGTGGCGAGTACTGTGGGGGTTTCTGACTACATAGAGGGACCCACGGTCGCTAATGAAGTGAAAATTGCTCTCGACGAGGAATTGAGCGGGGACGTAACCCTCGGGGCCATGCCTCACAAGGACTCGAATGATAATCAGCAGTATGATTTTGCCACTCCTCAAGGAGTGTTGACGGGAAACGACACTCCGTACCAGTTGGAAGGGAATACGGTAATCGACTACGCTGAAATTACAGTAGAGCCGGTTGGGTCGAACTGA
- a CDS encoding SusD/RagB family nutrient-binding outer membrane lipoprotein, which produces MRRHATLVLLLAGGLSLLLALGGCDSLSSYNENPNQASSANPNNLLSNAQRYISEEVFGGTRTMRRANVWAQYTTQNFYPSESRYSPVDYAWGGIYNRLNDLRAAKKIARERPNTVRNQDNFQAVATIMQVWAFQILTDAYGDIPFFGQALQGRENRSPSYTSQSEIYPVLVDSLNTALSRISVDGEGPSGDLVNGGDMRMWKRFANGLKMRIGLRAYDAAGSGSWAEQAVTSANGKALQSNDDNVYFQFGTSSDHRNSYYVNREVDFRDDFDGSERFIEFLKSGYGSADPRLDAYFEQTSNSNRPCEDGSGEYKGFPFAQEQGSAQSLYGANPTCVFSRPEAWFPNGPSGNGDAFAPMMYYDEVLLTKAWAAEKGLISGNPQQLIAQAIRASVGFYASQTDADISASGSATQGYISAVQSEFSSAPMQVIGEQRYISFYMHNIQGWSTWRRFDFEGVLGSPVGGVAGGFDAYAPLRVDYPDSEYNLNERNVRSAAENMCGGVEQEDEACQMWWDMEGPPSDAHAN; this is translated from the coding sequence ATGAGACGTCACGCTACACTTGTACTCCTCCTTGCTGGGGGACTTTCCCTGCTCCTCGCGCTGGGGGGATGCGATAGCCTCTCCAGTTACAACGAGAATCCGAATCAGGCGTCTTCTGCCAATCCGAACAACCTTCTTAGCAACGCCCAGCGGTACATCTCGGAGGAGGTGTTCGGGGGAACTCGGACCATGCGCCGGGCAAACGTCTGGGCGCAGTACACGACCCAGAACTTTTATCCGTCGGAAAGCAGATACTCCCCGGTTGATTACGCGTGGGGAGGGATTTACAACCGACTGAATGATCTTCGGGCCGCCAAAAAGATTGCCCGAGAGCGTCCGAATACGGTCCGAAATCAGGACAACTTTCAGGCTGTGGCCACAATTATGCAGGTGTGGGCCTTCCAGATTCTGACCGATGCGTACGGGGACATCCCCTTTTTTGGGCAGGCGCTTCAGGGACGAGAAAATCGCTCCCCATCCTACACGTCACAGTCCGAAATTTATCCGGTGCTGGTTGATAGCCTAAACACCGCTCTAAGCCGAATTAGTGTGGACGGGGAAGGCCCGTCCGGAGACCTCGTGAATGGGGGGGACATGAGGATGTGGAAGCGGTTTGCCAATGGCTTGAAGATGCGCATCGGACTGCGGGCCTACGACGCAGCCGGGAGCGGAAGCTGGGCCGAACAGGCCGTTACCTCCGCGAATGGCAAGGCCCTTCAGAGCAATGACGACAACGTCTACTTCCAATTCGGGACCAGCTCGGACCACCGAAACAGCTACTACGTGAACCGGGAGGTCGACTTTCGAGACGACTTTGATGGTTCAGAACGATTCATTGAGTTTCTGAAGTCAGGCTATGGCTCGGCGGATCCACGACTGGATGCCTACTTCGAGCAGACCTCCAACAGCAACCGTCCCTGTGAGGATGGAAGTGGGGAGTACAAAGGATTTCCCTTTGCGCAGGAGCAAGGAAGTGCGCAGAGCCTGTACGGCGCGAATCCGACCTGTGTGTTTTCCCGTCCGGAGGCGTGGTTTCCAAATGGGCCCAGTGGTAACGGTGACGCTTTTGCACCAATGATGTACTACGACGAAGTCCTTCTCACGAAGGCCTGGGCCGCTGAGAAGGGGCTGATTAGCGGAAATCCGCAGCAGCTAATTGCGCAGGCCATTAGGGCCTCCGTAGGGTTTTACGCCAGCCAGACGGATGCGGACATTTCGGCTTCGGGGAGTGCTACGCAAGGGTACATCTCAGCGGTGCAGAGCGAATTCTCCTCCGCCCCAATGCAGGTGATCGGTGAGCAGCGCTACATCTCCTTCTACATGCACAACATCCAGGGGTGGTCAACCTGGCGTCGATTTGACTTCGAAGGAGTGCTTGGTTCTCCGGTAGGCGGGGTGGCCGGCGGATTTGATGCCTACGCGCCGCTTCGCGTTGATTATCCAGACTCCGAATACAACCTCAATGAGAGAAATGTGAGGTCGGCCGCAGAGAACATGTGTGGCGGGGTCGAACAAGAGGATGAGGCCTGCCAAATGTGGTGGGATATGGAAGGGCCTCCTTCGGACGCACATGCTAACTAA
- a CDS encoding SusC/RagA family TonB-linked outer membrane protein, with protein MYRTILAALVGVLLAVPGSVFAQETGTIAGTVVDSTTSESLPGVNVVVQALNRGAATRSDGSFRITGIPAGEYVLNVSFVGYQQKRRTVQVEANSTTNLRIQLATETVGIDNVVVTALGVEREERAVTTSVQQVGGAELDATNSENFINSLKGKIAGASIRSSSTMGGSSNIILRGYSSISGDNQPLIVIDGVVVSNRSRQTGDGTVEGNGGFDFGNAAQSLNPNNIKSVSVLKGPSAAALYGSRGANGVIQITTKSGANLEGELGVSFSSSVSLSQPYEFMDYQNQYGGGPPGSTFSTLDGDYKQQSESDHYVAQYAVDESWGPRLDGRPVRQWYSWDNVNGLEGEATPWVAHPDAVKDFLRTGTVYTNNIALSQQTDFLNYRLSLNTRNQGGVMPNGSMDRYQVNFNGSADLSEELRATAFAKYSYTNVKGRSGMGYGFEENPFAAFNTFTQRQLNYGPDSYMRDYQRPNGQQRGWNYAGVSGAQGPVTQFQYTDNPYVNRYENFQQDDEQRLIGKAEVAYDIIQDLTGTFAVSTDYRSHRFGDRRSGISTGAPAGYSEDIIEEQETSSELRFDYSGTLTESIDFSSFVAGKVRYSTYEENESSTNNGLAAPGVYTVGNSVGRPTVDDYFEEQMVYSTYGLVSLGYNDMVYLEGTLRNDWSSTLPADNNSYLYPSISANFIFTSLDALQGQDILSFGKVRASWAQVGQDTSPYRLGLTYPGNVPFQGQPLQQLQRSANNPELERELTTGIEFGANLRFFNDRVNLNTTYYRDVTRDQILAVDVSSASGLNSSLLNAGKVVNRGLEASLTVTPVLTEGFQWDVTANFNKNVNTVEELAAGLRTYTISDGGVVFGPEVQAREGAEFGALVQPALRRDKDGDIVFNRDGIPLTTSQPQVLGSYVPDWKGGLSTTLSYKGITLSALIDGQMGGEIYSLSNKFGTYSGLLESTIADNQRETGVIPEGVVLPEGTDPSNASQVQGIDFGEAVGRIPAASYWKNWFAAGGGDRFIYDATYAKLQEVVLTYSLPQSWFNEFALRRASVSVTGSNLMFLYKKAPNVDPSVTLGSGNIQGVEAANIPPQRQFTFRVNLNF; from the coding sequence ATGTACCGAACGATACTCGCTGCCTTGGTAGGAGTATTACTGGCGGTTCCGGGGAGTGTCTTCGCCCAGGAGACCGGAACGATTGCCGGGACCGTCGTGGACAGCACCACTTCTGAGAGCCTTCCTGGAGTAAACGTCGTCGTCCAGGCTTTGAACCGAGGTGCTGCGACCAGATCGGATGGATCCTTTCGGATCACGGGCATTCCCGCTGGAGAGTACGTCCTCAACGTTTCTTTTGTGGGATATCAACAGAAGAGACGGACGGTTCAGGTCGAAGCGAATTCCACGACCAACCTCCGAATTCAATTGGCCACCGAAACGGTCGGGATTGACAATGTCGTCGTAACCGCTCTTGGCGTTGAGCGCGAGGAGCGCGCTGTGACGACGTCTGTCCAGCAGGTTGGGGGAGCGGAGCTCGATGCGACGAACAGCGAGAACTTTATAAACTCCCTGAAGGGAAAGATTGCGGGGGCGAGCATTCGATCCTCCAGTACGATGGGAGGTTCGTCAAACATCATTCTTCGCGGGTATAGCTCCATCAGTGGGGACAATCAGCCGCTCATTGTGATTGACGGCGTGGTGGTCTCAAACCGAAGTCGCCAGACGGGCGATGGGACCGTTGAGGGGAATGGCGGATTCGACTTTGGAAATGCAGCTCAGTCCCTCAACCCGAATAATATCAAGTCCGTCTCTGTTTTGAAGGGACCGTCCGCCGCCGCGCTCTATGGTTCCCGGGGGGCGAACGGCGTCATTCAGATCACGACCAAAAGCGGGGCCAATCTTGAGGGGGAGCTCGGTGTGTCCTTTTCCTCGAGTGTGTCCTTGAGCCAGCCGTACGAGTTCATGGACTACCAGAACCAGTACGGAGGAGGTCCCCCCGGATCGACGTTCTCGACGCTCGACGGGGACTACAAGCAGCAGAGTGAGAGCGATCACTATGTAGCACAGTACGCGGTAGATGAATCGTGGGGACCCCGTCTTGACGGTCGTCCAGTCCGACAGTGGTATAGCTGGGACAACGTGAATGGACTCGAAGGCGAGGCGACGCCCTGGGTCGCGCATCCCGATGCTGTGAAGGACTTTCTGCGGACAGGAACGGTTTATACCAACAACATCGCCTTGTCTCAGCAGACCGACTTCCTGAATTACCGGCTGAGCCTCAACACTCGAAACCAGGGAGGTGTGATGCCGAACGGTTCAATGGACCGATATCAGGTAAACTTCAACGGGTCGGCAGATCTCAGTGAAGAACTGAGGGCGACCGCGTTTGCGAAGTACAGCTACACCAACGTGAAGGGCCGCTCAGGCATGGGCTATGGATTTGAAGAAAACCCCTTCGCTGCGTTCAACACCTTCACGCAGCGACAGCTCAATTACGGGCCGGACAGCTACATGCGGGATTACCAGCGCCCAAACGGCCAGCAGCGAGGCTGGAACTATGCAGGCGTTTCGGGGGCGCAAGGCCCAGTCACGCAGTTTCAGTATACGGACAATCCGTACGTGAATCGATACGAAAACTTCCAGCAGGACGATGAACAGCGTCTGATTGGGAAGGCCGAAGTCGCGTACGACATCATACAGGACCTGACGGGGACTTTCGCCGTGTCGACCGATTACCGGAGTCATCGGTTTGGCGACCGGCGGTCGGGAATCTCGACTGGAGCCCCGGCTGGTTATAGTGAGGACATCATTGAGGAGCAAGAGACGAGCTCTGAGCTCCGCTTCGATTACTCCGGGACACTTACGGAGAGCATTGATTTCTCCTCGTTTGTGGCCGGAAAGGTACGGTACTCGACCTACGAGGAGAATGAGTCGTCAACCAACAATGGTCTGGCGGCGCCGGGAGTATACACGGTCGGGAATTCCGTGGGACGCCCGACTGTGGACGACTACTTTGAGGAGCAAATGGTCTACAGTACCTACGGGCTTGTGAGTCTGGGGTACAACGACATGGTCTATCTCGAAGGGACACTTCGAAACGACTGGTCCTCGACCCTGCCGGCAGACAACAACTCGTATCTCTATCCGTCGATCTCGGCAAACTTCATCTTCACCAGCTTGGATGCACTGCAGGGGCAGGACATCCTGTCGTTCGGAAAAGTGCGTGCGAGTTGGGCGCAGGTGGGCCAAGACACGAGCCCGTACCGGCTGGGGCTTACATATCCGGGCAACGTGCCCTTTCAGGGGCAGCCGCTTCAACAGTTGCAGCGGTCCGCTAATAACCCGGAACTGGAGCGAGAACTGACCACCGGGATTGAATTCGGGGCCAACCTGCGCTTCTTCAATGATCGAGTCAACCTGAATACCACGTACTACCGAGATGTAACGCGAGATCAGATTCTCGCCGTTGACGTCTCTAGTGCATCAGGTTTGAACTCGTCGCTGCTCAACGCCGGAAAGGTGGTAAACCGTGGTTTGGAGGCGAGCCTCACGGTCACACCCGTGCTCACGGAAGGATTTCAGTGGGACGTCACGGCCAACTTCAACAAAAACGTCAACACGGTTGAAGAGCTTGCAGCAGGCCTTCGAACCTACACGATCTCCGATGGCGGTGTGGTGTTTGGGCCGGAGGTTCAGGCGCGAGAAGGAGCTGAATTCGGAGCGCTTGTGCAGCCGGCACTCCGTCGGGATAAAGACGGCGACATCGTGTTCAACCGGGATGGAATTCCACTGACGACCTCGCAGCCCCAGGTGCTGGGAAGCTACGTGCCGGATTGGAAAGGCGGACTCTCAACCACCCTTTCGTACAAAGGGATTACGTTGAGTGCCTTGATCGATGGGCAGATGGGAGGCGAGATCTATTCGCTGTCCAATAAGTTCGGCACCTATAGTGGCCTGCTTGAGTCCACGATTGCCGACAACCAGCGGGAGACCGGCGTCATTCCGGAAGGTGTTGTGTTGCCGGAAGGCACCGATCCCTCTAACGCGTCTCAGGTGCAAGGAATTGACTTCGGAGAAGCCGTGGGGCGCATCCCCGCCGCTAGCTACTGGAAGAACTGGTTTGCAGCCGGAGGCGGCGATCGGTTCATCTACGACGCGACGTATGCGAAGCTGCAAGAGGTGGTGCTGACCTATAGCCTTCCGCAGAGTTGGTTCAATGAGTTTGCCCTTCGACGGGCCAGCGTCTCGGTAACAGGGAGCAACCTCATGTTCCTCTACAAGAAAGCCCCAAATGTGGACCCTTCGGTTACTCTAGGGTCCGGCAACATTCAAGGGGTTGAGGCCGCCAATATTCCACCCCAGCGTCAGTTCACCTTCCGCGTGAACCTGAATTTCTAG
- a CDS encoding T9SS type A sorting domain-containing protein has product MLVVGFLAFPRLAQAQYAEQTGSDNPFDGLSATSTPAAVDALAGDFDTDGDVDLLAYDGSSEIFFANDGSGTFSATTGPENPFNGIGQIFGTRGRTFLRDVDSDGDLDVVPFDYTESGTGTLAFVENTDGSTYARRTGTDNPFDGITVSGNQSTVDAIMGDFDHDGDPDLLVYDGSSTHYYQNDTSGSEASFSETTGAANPFDGISQPFWTNTTTLVRDFDGDDVVELASRDGTGDATNWTYLDDTDTGYAVQSDASHPLSDVAADATAKSVALETGDFDLDGALDLITYHDGTQRYYDGDGAGSFVEETGSSSPFDGGAAVPALRVGANTFSQDMDGDADPDLTFSDVEADANGLRFVQRTNATLALTDGSSSGVDFTAEVSPGTSNNAIGVLKLSAGQTGATIHEITVTNQAPGVAGISAARLFWSNDLDLNVGTDTELDAQTTDVDSAPATITFTGFHQSVPPTAHALIVAIDVETGASASGVRFELAQPEDLSILGAQIGSVNGNDKTSFSGLPLSNGSTDLPVEMASFEGTTMKAGVQLQWQTASEAENVGFRVQRRERTVEAWTDLGFVDGGGTTSKPQHYRFTDREVPYATDSVRYRLEQVDTDGTTSYTASVVVAREGPNQVRLVDTYPNPVRERAIIRYAVPQKRATAVTLQLFDVMGRRVRTVAGEAEGGRHEVVMDVDGLSSGVYVLRLRAGHEVKTRKLTVVR; this is encoded by the coding sequence TTGCTTGTTGTCGGATTTCTCGCTTTCCCCCGTCTCGCACAGGCGCAGTATGCCGAGCAAACGGGGAGTGACAATCCCTTCGACGGCCTTTCTGCTACGTCGACCCCGGCTGCCGTCGATGCCCTTGCGGGCGACTTCGACACCGACGGGGACGTGGACCTCCTCGCCTACGACGGCTCTTCGGAAATCTTCTTTGCGAACGACGGCAGCGGGACGTTCTCGGCGACGACCGGCCCAGAGAATCCGTTCAATGGAATTGGCCAGATCTTCGGTACGCGAGGGCGCACCTTTCTTCGAGACGTAGATTCGGACGGAGACCTCGACGTGGTGCCCTTCGATTATACCGAGAGCGGGACCGGCACACTTGCCTTTGTCGAAAATACCGACGGTTCGACTTACGCGCGGCGGACTGGCACCGACAATCCGTTCGACGGCATTACCGTCAGCGGCAACCAGTCCACTGTGGACGCCATCATGGGCGACTTTGACCATGATGGAGACCCGGATCTCCTCGTCTACGACGGCAGCAGTACTCATTACTATCAGAACGACACTTCGGGCTCCGAAGCGTCTTTTTCTGAGACGACGGGTGCTGCGAATCCGTTCGATGGAATCTCGCAGCCATTTTGGACCAACACCACGACCCTCGTACGCGACTTTGACGGCGACGATGTCGTGGAACTTGCTTCGCGCGATGGGACTGGCGATGCCACAAACTGGACCTATCTGGATGATACCGACACTGGGTACGCAGTGCAGTCAGATGCCTCGCATCCGTTGAGCGACGTGGCGGCCGACGCCACTGCAAAAAGCGTAGCCCTCGAAACAGGGGACTTCGATCTTGATGGTGCTCTCGATCTCATCACGTATCATGACGGCACGCAGCGGTACTACGACGGAGATGGAGCAGGGAGCTTTGTGGAGGAGACAGGGAGCTCCAGTCCGTTTGACGGTGGAGCCGCGGTTCCTGCTCTTCGGGTAGGGGCTAACACCTTTTCTCAGGATATGGATGGCGATGCAGATCCCGATCTTACCTTTAGCGACGTTGAGGCCGATGCAAATGGACTTCGCTTTGTTCAGCGGACGAATGCGACATTGGCCCTTACCGATGGATCGAGCAGTGGAGTCGACTTTACAGCGGAGGTTTCTCCCGGGACGTCCAACAATGCAATTGGGGTGCTGAAACTGTCTGCCGGGCAGACAGGAGCCACGATCCACGAGATTACAGTGACAAATCAGGCCCCGGGCGTGGCCGGCATCAGTGCTGCTCGGCTCTTCTGGTCGAACGATCTCGACCTGAATGTGGGGACGGATACGGAACTGGACGCACAGACGACCGACGTCGACAGCGCGCCCGCCACCATCACGTTTACCGGGTTTCACCAATCGGTACCCCCGACGGCCCATGCATTGATCGTTGCAATTGACGTCGAGACAGGAGCCTCCGCCTCGGGGGTCCGGTTTGAATTGGCGCAGCCGGAGGACCTCTCCATTCTCGGGGCGCAGATCGGCTCGGTCAATGGGAACGATAAGACGAGCTTTTCCGGGCTTCCACTCTCAAATGGGTCGACGGACCTGCCGGTCGAGATGGCGTCTTTCGAGGGGACGACCATGAAGGCCGGTGTGCAACTACAATGGCAAACCGCTTCGGAAGCGGAGAATGTCGGATTTCGGGTGCAACGACGTGAGAGAACGGTAGAGGCTTGGACAGATCTCGGCTTCGTAGACGGAGGCGGGACGACCTCGAAGCCGCAACACTATCGATTTACGGATCGGGAGGTGCCGTACGCGACTGACTCAGTACGCTACCGGCTGGAGCAGGTGGATACCGACGGCACCACCTCGTATACGGCCTCCGTCGTCGTGGCCCGCGAGGGACCGAACCAGGTACGGTTGGTGGACACCTATCCAAACCCGGTACGGGAGCGGGCGATCATTCGCTACGCGGTCCCGCAAAAACGGGCGACGGCCGTGACCCTGCAGCTCTTCGATGTGATGGGGCGGCGAGTGCGCACGGTTGCGGGGGAGGCAGAGGGGGGACGGCATGAGGTGGTGATGGACGTCGACGGCCTCTCCAGCGGAGTCTACGTTCTACGACTACGGGCTGGACACGAGGTCAAGACCCGAAAGCTCACGGTAGTACGGTAG